Proteins encoded together in one Vitis vinifera cultivar Pinot Noir 40024 chromosome 4, ASM3070453v1 window:
- the LOC100258522 gene encoding cytochrome P450 CYP82J17 isoform X1, translating to MDLLTHLLAFAGLFLGLLYWYNRWRVRTLTHNSKGISAPKPPGAWPIIGHLHLLSGQVPIFRTLGAMADKHGPVFMIQLGMHPAVVVSSHEAVKECFTTNDKVFASRPRSSVSKLLGYNYAGFGFAPYGPFWREMRKLSVVEILSARRLNELKDVRISELDACIQDLYSLGKDNNWISPIEVVMSEWFEHLTFNFVLRMIAGKRYFDNAVHGNEEARGAIIAIKKFLSLSGAFVPSDVFPFLERLDLKGYLGSMKHVAEELDCLVGSWVEEHVMRLKSEPGSRHDFIDVLLSAVQDTSMFGHSRETVIKATIGNLIVGGSDSTSITSTWILSALLNNREAMKRAQEELDLKVGRSRWVEESDIQKLDYLRAIIKESLRLYSAAPLLVPHEATQDCHVCGYHIPKGTRLFVNAWKLHRDPRVWSNPEEFEPERFLGSHANLDVFGHQFELIPFGSGRRACPGINMALQMLHLTFARLLQGFDMATPSNAPVDMTEGISFTMPKLTPLCVMLTPRLPSHLY from the exons ATGGATTTGCTCACCCATTTGCTAGCATTCGCAGGGCTTTTTCTGGGTTTGTTGTATTGGTATAATCGATGGAGAGTTAGGACTCTCACTCACAATAGTAAGGGCATATCAGCCCCAAAACCCCCTGGTGCCTGGCCAATCATAGGTCATCTGCATCTCCTAAGTGGCCAAGTCCCAATTTTCCGAACCCTTGGAGCCATGGCTGATAAGCACGGCCCTGTGTTCATGATCCAACTAGGGATGCACCCAGCGGTAGTGGTCAGTAGTCATGAGGCTGTTAAGGAATGCTTCACTACCAACGACAAGGTTTTTGCCTCACGCCCACGTTCAAGCGTGTCAAAGCTCTTGGGTTACAACTATGCAGGGTTTGGCTTTGCACCTTACGGACCTTTTTGGCGTGAGATGCGCAAGCTATCGGTGGTGGAAATTCTCTCTGCTCGCCGCCTCAATGAATTGAAGGATGTACGGATTTCTGAATTGGATGCTTGCATCCAAGACTTGTACTCACTTGGCAAAGACAACAACTGGATCAGTCCAATAGAAGTGGTTATGAGTGAGTGGTTTGAACACTTGACATTCAATTTCGTTCTTAGGATGATTGCTGGGAAGAGATATTTTGATAACGCGGTCCATGGAAATGAAGAGGCAAGGGGTGCTATAATAGCCATTAAAAAATTCCTGTCTCTATCTGGGGCCTTTGTTCCATCAGATGTGTTTCCATTTCTTGAACGGTTGGATTTGAAAGGCTATTTGGGCTCCATGAAGCATGTTGCTGAGGAATTGGACTGTCTTGTAGGAAGTTGGGTAGAAGAACATGTTATGAGGTTAAAGAGTGAGCCCGGAAGCAGGCATGACTTCATTGATGTACTGCTATCAGCAGTCCAAGACACCTCCATGTTCGGCCACAGTCGTGAAACTGTTATCAAGGCAACGATAGGG AATCTCATCGTGGGAGGCTCAGACAGCACATCTATTACCTCGACATGGATCCTGTCTGCATTACTGAATAATAGAGAAGCAATGAAGCGTGCTCAGGAAGAGCTAGATCTAAAAGTTGGGAGGAGCAGATGGGTGGAAGAATCAGATATTCAGAAGCTAGATTACCTTCGGGCTATCATTAAGGAGTCTCTAAGGCTATATTCAGCTGCTCCCCTATTAGTACCGCATGAGGCGACCCAAGATTGTCATGTTTGTGGGTATCACATTCCTAAAGGTACCCGTTTGTTCGTGAATGCATGGAAGTTACACCGAGATCCGCGTGTTTGGTCCAACCCGGAAGAGTTTGAGCCAGAGAGGTTTTTGGGAAGTCATGCAAACCTGGATGTTTTTGGTCATCAATTTGAGCTCATCCCATTTGGGTCTGGTAGAAGGGCTTGCCCAGGGATCAACATGGCTTTGCAAATGTTACACTTGACATTTGCTAGGTTACTTCAAGGATTTGACATGGCCACACCATCAAATGCTCCGGTCGACATGACTGAAGGGATAAGTTTCACCATGCCTAAGTTAACCCCACTATGCGTTATGCTTACTCCACGCCTTCCTTCTCACCTCTATTAG
- the LOC100258522 gene encoding cytochrome P450 CYP82J17 isoform X2 → MADKHGPVFMIQLGMHPAVVVSSHEAVKECFTTNDKVFASRPRSSVSKLLGYNYAGFGFAPYGPFWREMRKLSVVEILSARRLNELKDVRISELDACIQDLYSLGKDNNWISPIEVVMSEWFEHLTFNFVLRMIAGKRYFDNAVHGNEEARGAIIAIKKFLSLSGAFVPSDVFPFLERLDLKGYLGSMKHVAEELDCLVGSWVEEHVMRLKSEPGSRHDFIDVLLSAVQDTSMFGHSRETVIKATIGNLIVGGSDSTSITSTWILSALLNNREAMKRAQEELDLKVGRSRWVEESDIQKLDYLRAIIKESLRLYSAAPLLVPHEATQDCHVCGYHIPKGTRLFVNAWKLHRDPRVWSNPEEFEPERFLGSHANLDVFGHQFELIPFGSGRRACPGINMALQMLHLTFARLLQGFDMATPSNAPVDMTEGISFTMPKLTPLCVMLTPRLPSHLY, encoded by the exons ATGGCTGATAAGCACGGCCCTGTGTTCATGATCCAACTAGGGATGCACCCAGCGGTAGTGGTCAGTAGTCATGAGGCTGTTAAGGAATGCTTCACTACCAACGACAAGGTTTTTGCCTCACGCCCACGTTCAAGCGTGTCAAAGCTCTTGGGTTACAACTATGCAGGGTTTGGCTTTGCACCTTACGGACCTTTTTGGCGTGAGATGCGCAAGCTATCGGTGGTGGAAATTCTCTCTGCTCGCCGCCTCAATGAATTGAAGGATGTACGGATTTCTGAATTGGATGCTTGCATCCAAGACTTGTACTCACTTGGCAAAGACAACAACTGGATCAGTCCAATAGAAGTGGTTATGAGTGAGTGGTTTGAACACTTGACATTCAATTTCGTTCTTAGGATGATTGCTGGGAAGAGATATTTTGATAACGCGGTCCATGGAAATGAAGAGGCAAGGGGTGCTATAATAGCCATTAAAAAATTCCTGTCTCTATCTGGGGCCTTTGTTCCATCAGATGTGTTTCCATTTCTTGAACGGTTGGATTTGAAAGGCTATTTGGGCTCCATGAAGCATGTTGCTGAGGAATTGGACTGTCTTGTAGGAAGTTGGGTAGAAGAACATGTTATGAGGTTAAAGAGTGAGCCCGGAAGCAGGCATGACTTCATTGATGTACTGCTATCAGCAGTCCAAGACACCTCCATGTTCGGCCACAGTCGTGAAACTGTTATCAAGGCAACGATAGGG AATCTCATCGTGGGAGGCTCAGACAGCACATCTATTACCTCGACATGGATCCTGTCTGCATTACTGAATAATAGAGAAGCAATGAAGCGTGCTCAGGAAGAGCTAGATCTAAAAGTTGGGAGGAGCAGATGGGTGGAAGAATCAGATATTCAGAAGCTAGATTACCTTCGGGCTATCATTAAGGAGTCTCTAAGGCTATATTCAGCTGCTCCCCTATTAGTACCGCATGAGGCGACCCAAGATTGTCATGTTTGTGGGTATCACATTCCTAAAGGTACCCGTTTGTTCGTGAATGCATGGAAGTTACACCGAGATCCGCGTGTTTGGTCCAACCCGGAAGAGTTTGAGCCAGAGAGGTTTTTGGGAAGTCATGCAAACCTGGATGTTTTTGGTCATCAATTTGAGCTCATCCCATTTGGGTCTGGTAGAAGGGCTTGCCCAGGGATCAACATGGCTTTGCAAATGTTACACTTGACATTTGCTAGGTTACTTCAAGGATTTGACATGGCCACACCATCAAATGCTCCGGTCGACATGACTGAAGGGATAAGTTTCACCATGCCTAAGTTAACCCCACTATGCGTTATGCTTACTCCACGCCTTCCTTCTCACCTCTATTAG